One window from the genome of Streptomyces sp. NBC_00287 encodes:
- a CDS encoding thioredoxin domain-containing protein has translation MNRLAGVTSPYLLQHAGNPVDWWPWTPEAFEEARRRDTPVLLSVGYSACHWCHVMAHESFEDQETADYLNEHFVSVKVDREERPDVDAVYMEAVQAATGQGGWPMTVFLTPDAEPFYFGTYFPPAPRQGMPSFRQVLEGVHQAWTGRRDEVSEVAGKIVRDLSGREISYGDSQAPGEEELARALLGLTREYDAQRGGFGGAPKFPPSMVVEFLLRHHARTGAEGALQMAADTCERMARGGIYDQLGGGFARYSVDREWTVPHFEKMLYDNALLCRVYAHLWRSTGSELARRVALETADFMVRELRTNEGGFASALDADSDDGTGKHVEGAYYVWTPQQLREVLGDDAELAAQYFGVTEEGTFEEGSSVLQLPQHEGVFDAEKIKSVKGRLLDARSRRPAPGRDDKVVAAWNGLAIAALAETGAYFDRPDLVEAAVAAADLLVRLHLDEHAQIFRTSKDGHVGANAGVLEDYADVAEGFLALASVTGEGVWLEFAGFLLDHVLARFVDEESGALYDTAVDAERLIRRPQDPTDNAAPSGWTAAANALLSYAAQTGAEPHRTAAERALGVVKALGPRVPRFIGWGLAAAEARLDGPREVAVVGPSLDDPATRALHRTALLGTAPGAVVAVGTPESDELPLLVGRPLVGGEPAAYVCRNFTCDAPTTDPERLRAALSG, from the coding sequence ATGAACCGGTTGGCTGGTGTGACCTCGCCTTATCTGCTTCAGCATGCTGGCAATCCCGTCGATTGGTGGCCCTGGACGCCGGAGGCTTTCGAGGAAGCGCGACGGCGCGATACACCCGTGCTGTTGTCAGTTGGTTACTCTGCGTGCCATTGGTGCCATGTCATGGCTCACGAGTCCTTCGAGGACCAGGAGACCGCCGACTACCTGAACGAGCACTTCGTCAGCGTCAAGGTCGACCGCGAGGAACGCCCCGACGTGGACGCCGTCTACATGGAGGCCGTCCAGGCGGCCACCGGCCAGGGCGGCTGGCCCATGACCGTCTTCCTCACCCCCGACGCCGAGCCCTTCTACTTCGGCACCTACTTCCCGCCCGCCCCCCGCCAGGGCATGCCGTCCTTCCGCCAGGTCCTGGAGGGCGTCCACCAGGCCTGGACCGGCCGCCGGGACGAGGTCTCCGAGGTCGCCGGGAAGATCGTCCGCGACCTCTCCGGGCGGGAGATCTCCTACGGCGACTCCCAGGCGCCCGGCGAGGAGGAGCTCGCGCGGGCGCTGCTCGGGCTGACCCGGGAGTACGACGCGCAGCGCGGCGGATTCGGGGGAGCGCCGAAGTTCCCGCCGTCCATGGTCGTCGAGTTCCTGCTGCGCCACCATGCGCGGACCGGGGCCGAGGGGGCGCTCCAGATGGCCGCCGACACCTGTGAGCGGATGGCGCGGGGAGGCATCTACGACCAGCTCGGCGGCGGCTTCGCCCGGTACTCCGTGGACCGGGAGTGGACCGTGCCGCACTTCGAGAAGATGCTGTACGACAACGCTCTGCTGTGCCGGGTGTACGCCCACCTCTGGCGCTCCACCGGCTCCGAGCTCGCCCGGCGCGTCGCCCTGGAGACCGCCGACTTCATGGTCCGCGAACTCCGCACCAACGAGGGCGGGTTCGCCTCCGCGCTCGACGCCGACAGCGACGACGGCACCGGCAAGCATGTCGAGGGTGCTTACTACGTCTGGACCCCGCAGCAGCTCCGTGAGGTCCTGGGCGACGATGCCGAACTCGCCGCCCAGTACTTCGGCGTGACCGAAGAGGGCACCTTCGAGGAGGGCTCCTCCGTCCTCCAACTTCCGCAGCACGAGGGCGTGTTCGACGCCGAGAAGATCAAATCCGTCAAGGGCCGGCTGCTCGACGCCCGCTCCCGGCGCCCCGCCCCCGGCCGGGACGACAAGGTCGTCGCCGCCTGGAACGGGCTCGCCATCGCCGCGCTCGCCGAGACCGGCGCCTACTTCGACCGCCCCGACCTCGTCGAGGCCGCCGTTGCCGCCGCCGATCTCCTCGTACGGCTGCATCTGGACGAGCACGCCCAGATCTTCCGTACCAGCAAGGACGGCCATGTCGGCGCGAACGCGGGCGTGTTGGAGGACTACGCCGATGTCGCCGAGGGGTTCCTCGCGCTGGCGTCCGTCACCGGTGAGGGCGTCTGGCTGGAGTTCGCCGGGTTCCTGCTCGACCATGTCCTCGCCCGCTTCGTCGACGAGGAGTCGGGCGCCCTGTACGACACGGCCGTGGACGCCGAGCGGCTCATTCGCCGCCCGCAGGACCCGACCGACAACGCCGCCCCCTCCGGCTGGACGGCTGCCGCGAACGCCCTGCTGAGTTACGCCGCCCAGACCGGCGCCGAGCCCCATCGGACCGCCGCGGAGCGGGCGCTCGGTGTGGTGAAGGCGCTCGGGCCGCGTGTGCCCCGGTTCATCGGCTGGGGGCTTGCCGCCGCCGAGGCACGGCTCGACGGGCCGCGCGAGGTCGCGGTCGTCGGACCCTCGCTGGACGATCCGGCCACCCGGGCCCTGCACCGGACGGCATTGCTGGGTACCGCGCCCGGTGCAGTGGTCGCCGTCGGCACTCCGGAGAGTGACGAGCTGCCGCTGCTCGTGGGGCGGCCGCTGGTCGGTGGTGAACCGGCCGCGTACGTCTGCCGTAACTTCACCTGTGACGCCCCGACGACCGACCCGGAGCGACTGCGCGCGGCGCTGAGCGGCTGA
- a CDS encoding glycosyltransferase: MLTSVFIAVVSLALFWMAAFTLWWQMHAWRTPEVLASTRFSRPDGGEHLSFSLLLPARHEQAVLDHTIQRLLESSHTDFEIIVIVGHDDPETTEVAERAAARDPRVRVVVDTHEKKNKPKAMNTALPHCRGDVVGVFDAEDQVHPELLAHVDHAFRSTGADVVQGGVQLINFHSSWYSLRNCLEYFFWFRSRLHLHAQKGFIPLGGNTVFVRTDVLRAADGWDPDCLAEDCDLGVRLSSVGKKVVVAYDSDMVTKEETPGSLMSLLKQRTRWNQGFLQVYRKKDWKQLPTFGQRMLARYTLVTPFLQAFTGLIIPLNVAVALFLDVPVSIAFITFLPAVTALVTFVFEVVGLHDFGKQYGLRVRLVHYLKLIIGGPFYQVLLAGAAIRAVWREQRGRNDWELTSHVGAHLNQAEVIREDVPA; encoded by the coding sequence TTGCTCACGTCTGTCTTCATCGCTGTCGTCTCGCTGGCTCTGTTCTGGATGGCGGCGTTCACCTTGTGGTGGCAGATGCACGCCTGGCGTACGCCGGAAGTGCTCGCCTCCACCCGGTTCAGCAGACCGGACGGCGGCGAACATCTGTCGTTCTCGTTGCTGCTTCCGGCCCGGCATGAACAAGCCGTGCTCGACCACACCATCCAGCGCCTGCTGGAGTCGAGCCACACCGACTTCGAGATCATCGTCATCGTCGGACACGACGACCCGGAGACCACGGAGGTCGCCGAGCGGGCCGCAGCCCGCGACCCACGGGTCCGGGTGGTCGTCGACACCCACGAGAAGAAGAACAAGCCGAAGGCCATGAACACGGCGCTGCCGCACTGCCGCGGCGATGTCGTCGGGGTCTTCGACGCCGAGGACCAGGTCCACCCGGAGCTGCTCGCCCACGTCGATCACGCCTTCCGCTCCACGGGCGCCGATGTCGTGCAGGGCGGGGTGCAGCTGATCAACTTCCACTCCAGCTGGTACAGCCTGCGCAACTGCCTGGAGTACTTCTTCTGGTTCCGCTCCCGGCTCCATCTGCACGCGCAGAAGGGGTTCATCCCGCTCGGCGGCAACACCGTCTTCGTACGGACGGACGTGCTGCGGGCAGCGGACGGCTGGGACCCCGACTGCCTCGCCGAGGACTGCGACTTGGGCGTACGGCTGTCCAGTGTCGGCAAGAAGGTCGTCGTCGCCTACGACTCCGACATGGTGACCAAGGAGGAGACCCCCGGCAGCCTGATGTCGCTGCTCAAGCAGCGCACCCGCTGGAACCAGGGCTTCCTTCAGGTCTACCGGAAGAAGGACTGGAAGCAACTGCCCACCTTCGGGCAGCGGATGCTCGCCCGCTACACGCTCGTCACGCCGTTCCTGCAGGCCTTCACCGGTCTGATCATCCCGCTCAACGTGGCGGTCGCCCTCTTCCTCGATGTGCCGGTGTCCATCGCGTTCATCACCTTCCTGCCGGCCGTCACCGCGCTCGTCACCTTCGTCTTCGAGGTCGTCGGACTGCACGACTTCGGCAAGCAGTACGGACTTCGCGTCCGCCTCGTGCACTACCTGAAGCTCATCATCGGCGGTCCCTTCTACCAGGTGCTGCTCGCCGGAGCCGCGATCCGTGCCGTCTGGCGCGAGCAACGCGGCCGTAACGACTGGGAGTTGACCTCCCATGTCGGCGCACACCTCAACCAGGCCGAAGTGATCCGAGAGGACGTTCCTGCGTGA
- a CDS encoding ArnT family glycosyltransferase: MTSTLPAVTTEVPAQRQPAPETGSTDRTAPPKRLRTSRPDLILCCVLLAAILVVQGWNIAAYPTLSDDEGTYLAQAWAVQEGRGLAHYTYWYDHPPFGWVQIALLTWIPSLISPDSMTVGSMRAVMLVVSGISAVLVYVLGRRLSLPRWAAGLGMVLFGLSPLSVILQREIFLDNLAVMWTLLAFTLAASPSRHLWHHFGAGIAAATAVLTKETMLFVLPAVLVTMWRHSHRDTRKFAVTGAITACALIGLSYPLFALLKGELFPGSGHVSLWDGIQYQMTRPGSGFILDQGSGSYGVLQSWLYYDRVLPLGGLAGALLLLATWRWSVTARALAGPCAAVAILALVAMRPSGYLPAMYIIQALPFLALVLAGGTASVAHAVLRKGRLHPAGRYTLAAVLALGAGAYVVPRWYDGDRTAVTADANAPYREASKWLSTEVEEPEETRVLVDDALWLDLVHAGYRPGDGVIWFYKADLDPAVTKTMPGGWRDIDYVVASPTVRRDAADLPNVKAAMEHSTPVAVFGKGEDRIEIRQIQTAGGAR; the protein is encoded by the coding sequence GTGACCTCCACCCTCCCCGCGGTGACCACCGAGGTCCCCGCGCAGCGGCAGCCTGCGCCGGAAACCGGTTCGACCGATCGAACGGCCCCGCCGAAGAGGCTGCGTACCTCCCGACCCGACCTGATCCTGTGCTGTGTGCTCCTCGCGGCGATCCTCGTCGTGCAGGGCTGGAACATCGCCGCCTACCCGACGCTCAGCGACGACGAGGGCACCTATCTCGCCCAGGCCTGGGCGGTCCAGGAGGGCCGGGGGCTCGCCCACTACACGTACTGGTACGACCACCCGCCCTTCGGCTGGGTGCAGATAGCCCTGCTCACCTGGATACCGTCGCTGATCAGCCCCGATTCGATGACCGTCGGTTCGATGCGGGCCGTGATGCTGGTGGTCAGCGGGATCAGCGCGGTCCTGGTGTATGTGCTGGGGCGCCGGCTGTCGCTGCCGCGCTGGGCCGCCGGGCTCGGCATGGTCCTGTTCGGGCTCTCGCCGCTGTCGGTCATCCTGCAGCGCGAGATCTTCCTCGACAACCTCGCTGTGATGTGGACGCTGCTGGCGTTCACCCTCGCCGCGTCCCCGAGCCGTCACCTCTGGCACCACTTCGGCGCGGGCATCGCCGCCGCGACCGCGGTACTGACCAAGGAGACGATGCTCTTCGTCCTGCCGGCGGTCCTCGTCACCATGTGGCGGCACAGCCACCGCGACACCCGTAAGTTCGCGGTGACCGGCGCGATCACCGCCTGCGCGCTGATCGGTCTGTCGTACCCCCTCTTCGCCCTGCTGAAGGGCGAGTTGTTCCCCGGCAGCGGGCATGTCTCGCTCTGGGACGGCATCCAGTACCAGATGACCAGGCCCGGTTCGGGCTTCATCCTCGACCAGGGGTCCGGTTCGTACGGGGTGCTCCAGTCGTGGCTCTACTACGACCGTGTCCTGCCCCTCGGCGGCCTCGCGGGCGCGCTCCTGCTGCTCGCCACCTGGCGCTGGTCGGTCACCGCCCGCGCGCTCGCCGGGCCCTGTGCCGCGGTGGCGATCCTCGCGCTGGTCGCGATGCGCCCGAGCGGCTATCTGCCCGCGATGTACATCATCCAGGCGCTGCCGTTCCTCGCCCTCGTCCTCGCCGGGGGCACCGCATCGGTCGCCCACGCCGTCCTGCGCAAGGGACGGCTGCACCCGGCGGGCCGATACACCCTCGCGGCCGTCCTCGCACTCGGCGCGGGCGCCTACGTCGTACCGCGCTGGTACGACGGTGACCGCACCGCCGTCACCGCCGACGCCAACGCCCCTTATCGGGAGGCCTCGAAGTGGCTCAGCACCGAGGTGGAGGAGCCCGAGGAGACCCGGGTCCTCGTCGACGACGCGCTCTGGCTGGACCTGGTGCACGCCGGGTACCGGCCCGGCGACGGCGTCATCTGGTTCTACAAGGCCGACCTCGACCCCGCGGTGACCAAGACCATGCCGGGCGGCTGGCGTGACATCGACTACGTCGTCGCCTCTCCGACCGTACGGCGCGACGCGGCCGACCTGCCGAATGTGAAGGCGGCCATGGAGCATTCGACGCCCGTCGCCGTCTTCGGCAAGGGCGAGGACCGCATCGAGATCCGGCAGATCCAGACCGCGGGAGGCGCGCGATGA